A region from the Bacteroidota bacterium genome encodes:
- a CDS encoding SBBP repeat-containing protein — MQNKFILYLFLLQLVTFAQRNPVSMAGAAEQTRSLRGNGLCFTPNKGQVADMDGKPCPDILYKLDGGRADIYLRKTGISYVYSNMAEIMHEVHEKVETLINAGTLTEADEYIKQDELMRDEKIKVHRVDMDFAGANTNCRLINERELDGCNNYYYAHCPQGINNVKQYNKITYKNIYNNIDVAYGGSAAHGLKYDIIVQPHADPSQIKLHWKGAENIYINREGHLVIKTSVNEFTESIPKVYQNINGKIVDVKAEYKLDMRFEILDVREKNNNTKKSQISNLISHIYEVTFELGTWNPEHPLIIDPWATYYGGSATEYSTGIDTDNAGNVFIAGYTSSAGFPVVPGAFQVVYGGVWDAFVVKFNSAGTRIWATFYGGSDGDKAFGIAADISGNVVITGQTQSSDFPVLGGFQMSFKGGGAFNDDAFVAKFDAAGTRIWATFCGGIKGDRSFGIATDIAGNVVITGETESVDFPVLSGFQMILGGSFDIFTVKFNAAGTLLWATYYGGASYDSGSDIATDQSGNVVITGRTISPSTGFPITPGAFQIAFGGGFNDAFVVKFDPLGTRLWATFCGGSGDDQGQGIAIDMADNVLITGWTTSANFPVQSGFQMVIGGIRDAYLVKFDPSGTRLWATFYGTSVDETGNSVTTDINNNIYLLMEGEDVATASLVDVCSYQPVFNGGSSTNPSGSPFIEDQLIVKFTPAGKKLCATYMGGTGEDDLEPGGGITVYGNSIYITGATDGGYPVTTGAFQTTYAGPFVPYYSGGSDAFVASLCANICEGKVLDLTYTSGTTNTCINTPVKFTPAINNSCDTTDYKFHWEFAGGNPASSDSVKPTVTFSGIGTHDVKLVVTTICKKDSVTKANYITVNPCGCALVGQFTKGTANCTGCGCKEWVMVTATGGTSPYSYTWPGGYSNRYKNQLCPGNYSVNIKDKNGCNINVNLSVP; from the coding sequence ATGCAAAATAAGTTTATACTTTATTTATTTCTCTTGCAGCTTGTAACTTTTGCGCAGCGTAACCCGGTTTCAATGGCTGGCGCCGCTGAGCAAACCCGTTCACTTCGCGGCAATGGCCTCTGCTTTACTCCCAACAAAGGCCAGGTAGCCGACATGGATGGCAAACCCTGCCCCGATATTTTATACAAATTAGATGGAGGCAGGGCGGATATTTATTTACGTAAAACCGGCATAAGCTATGTATACAGCAATATGGCTGAAATAATGCACGAAGTACACGAAAAAGTGGAAACATTAATTAATGCCGGAACATTAACCGAAGCCGATGAATATATAAAACAAGATGAATTAATGCGCGATGAAAAAATTAAAGTGCACAGGGTTGATATGGATTTTGCCGGAGCCAATACTAACTGCAGGCTTATTAATGAAAGGGAATTGGATGGATGCAACAACTATTACTACGCCCATTGCCCGCAAGGCATTAACAACGTAAAACAATACAATAAGATAACATACAAAAACATATACAACAACATTGACGTAGCATATGGCGGCAGCGCAGCACATGGTTTAAAATATGACATAATTGTACAACCCCATGCGGATCCCAGCCAAATAAAACTACATTGGAAAGGCGCTGAAAACATATATATAAATCGTGAAGGCCACCTGGTAATTAAAACCAGCGTAAACGAGTTCACCGAGTCAATACCAAAAGTTTATCAGAATATTAACGGGAAAATTGTTGATGTAAAAGCTGAGTATAAGTTAGATATGAGATTTGAGATATTAGATGTGAGAGAAAAAAATAACAATACAAAAAAGTCTCAAATCTCAAATCTCATATCTCATATCTACGAAGTAACCTTTGAACTTGGAACCTGGAACCCGGAACATCCTTTGATCATTGATCCCTGGGCCACTTATTATGGAGGGAGCGCTACAGAATATAGTACGGGAATTGATACAGACAATGCAGGTAACGTTTTTATTGCAGGGTATACTTCTTCAGCGGGTTTCCCGGTTGTCCCTGGCGCATTCCAGGTAGTTTACGGCGGGGTATGGGATGCATTCGTTGTGAAGTTTAATTCTGCAGGAACACGGATTTGGGCAACCTTTTATGGAGGGAGTGATGGTGACAAAGCCTTTGGCATTGCCGCGGATATTTCCGGAAATGTTGTTATCACCGGACAAACTCAATCCTCCGATTTCCCGGTTCTTGGCGGATTCCAAATGTCATTTAAGGGTGGCGGCGCTTTTAATGATGATGCCTTTGTGGCAAAGTTTGATGCTGCCGGAACACGGATTTGGGCAACCTTTTGCGGGGGGATTAAAGGCGATAGATCTTTTGGTATCGCCACAGATATTGCTGGCAACGTGGTTATAACCGGGGAGACTGAGTCAGTCGATTTTCCTGTTTTGAGCGGATTCCAGATGATTTTAGGAGGAAGCTTTGATATTTTTACAGTGAAGTTTAACGCAGCCGGAACGCTCTTGTGGGCTACTTATTATGGGGGAGCTTCATATGATTCGGGTTCCGACATAGCTACGGACCAAAGCGGCAACGTGGTTATTACTGGGCGTACAATATCACCATCAACTGGTTTTCCTATAACCCCCGGTGCATTCCAGATAGCCTTCGGTGGTGGTTTTAATGATGCTTTTGTGGTGAAATTCGATCCATTAGGAACCCGCCTATGGGCCACTTTTTGCGGGGGAAGCGGGGACGACCAGGGACAGGGTATAGCTATAGACATGGCAGACAACGTGCTTATTACAGGATGGACTACTTCGGCTAATTTCCCTGTCCAGAGTGGATTCCAGATGGTCATAGGGGGTATCCGGGATGCCTATTTGGTGAAATTCGATCCATCAGGTACCCGTTTGTGGGCGACTTTTTATGGAACAAGTGTTGATGAAACTGGAAATAGCGTTACAACGGATATAAATAATAACATTTATTTACTGATGGAGGGAGAAGATGTTGCTACCGCTTCGCTTGTTGATGTTTGCAGCTATCAACCGGTATTTAACGGAGGCTCAAGTACAAATCCCAGCGGATCGCCCTTTATCGAAGACCAGCTAATAGTGAAATTTACCCCGGCCGGTAAAAAATTATGTGCAACATATATGGGTGGTACAGGGGAGGATGATCTGGAACCAGGAGGAGGAATAACTGTATATGGTAATTCAATATATATCACTGGTGCTACAGATGGCGGATACCCTGTAACAACAGGTGCTTTCCAAACAACTTATGCCGGCCCTTTTGTTCCGTATTATTCCGGAGGTAGCGATGCCTTTGTAGCCTCATTATGCGCTAATATTTGTGAAGGTAAAGTCCTCGATTTAACCTACACTTCCGGCACTACCAATACATGTATAAATACACCCGTTAAATTTACTCCGGCAATAAATAACTCCTGCGATACCACTGACTATAAATTTCATTGGGAATTTGCCGGAGGCAATCCTGCAAGTTCAGACTCGGTAAAGCCTACCGTAACATTTTCCGGTATCGGTACACACGATGTTAAATTAGTAGTTACCACAATTTGTAAAAAAGATAGTGTTACAAAAGCCAATTATATTACTGTTAACCCATGTGGATGTGCATTAGTCGGGCAATTTACTAAGGGAACAGCCAACTGTACCGGCTGTGGTTGCAAGGAATGGGTAATGGTAACTGCAACAGGCGGCACCAGCCCATATAGTTATACCTGGCCGGGCGGTTACAGCAACAGGTATAAAAACCAGCTTTGCCCGGGTAATTATAGCGTAAATATTAAAGATAAAAACGGGTGTAATATAAATGTTAATTTGAGTGTACCGTGA
- a CDS encoding TSUP family transporter: protein MDLIFLTIFAFIAGFIDSVVGGGGLIQMPAFFIFFPQLSVATVYGSNKFAAFSGTSVAAFRYAKNTRIPWDAVMPALITAFIFSILGASVVSLINKEVIKPIVLSLLIAVAIYTFTKKEFGLHHVPKLDKNKTLLYSLLTGAALGFYDGFFGPGTGSFLIMIFISVFGFNFLIGSASAKLVNCATNISALVFFIYMGQVRYDIAIPIALSNMAGSWIGARMALKKGSGFVRVLFLVIVTGMIIKFGYDIFFGETQR from the coding sequence ATGGACCTCATTTTCTTAACCATTTTCGCTTTCATCGCGGGCTTTATTGACTCAGTAGTCGGAGGCGGCGGACTCATACAAATGCCCGCGTTTTTTATTTTCTTTCCCCAGCTGTCTGTTGCAACTGTATATGGAAGCAATAAATTTGCAGCCTTTTCAGGCACATCTGTTGCCGCGTTCCGTTATGCAAAAAACACACGCATCCCATGGGATGCGGTGATGCCGGCACTTATAACGGCTTTTATTTTTTCCATCCTGGGGGCAAGCGTTGTAAGCCTGATCAACAAAGAAGTTATCAAACCCATAGTGCTGAGCCTGCTTATTGCAGTCGCCATTTATACATTTACCAAAAAAGAGTTCGGCCTGCATCACGTTCCAAAGCTGGACAAAAACAAAACACTTCTGTATTCATTACTCACCGGTGCGGCACTTGGTTTTTACGACGGGTTCTTTGGCCCTGGTACAGGCAGTTTCCTGATCATGATATTCATTAGTGTGTTCGGATTTAATTTTCTTATTGGATCCGCTTCTGCCAAGCTGGTGAATTGCGCCACCAACATTTCAGCGCTTGTCTTTTTTATATATATGGGGCAGGTCCGTTATGATATTGCTATTCCAATAGCCTTAAGCAACATGGCCGGATCGTGGATCGGTGCACGCATGGCCCTTAAAAAAGGGAGCGGGTTTGTACGTGTTCTTTTCCTGGTAATTGTTACAGGAATGATAATCAAATTCGGGTATGATATTTTCTTCGGGGAAACACAACGATAA